A single Deltaproteobacteria bacterium DNA region contains:
- the ruvX gene encoding Holliday junction resolvase RuvX, whose translation MKLLGIDYGQKRIGLAISQGGMAFPFKTLVKSTKDRLFADLLDIIEREGIEAVVLGLPLDLDGQETLTTRQVKNFQASLARRVAQPIHMVNEALTSFEAAERLRQAGVPERKQAAMLDQMAAVCILEIFLGAQR comes from the coding sequence ATGAAACTCCTGGGCATCGACTACGGGCAAAAACGCATCGGACTGGCCATCTCCCAAGGGGGGATGGCCTTTCCGTTCAAAACACTGGTCAAAAGCACCAAGGACCGCCTTTTCGCCGATCTGCTGGACATCATCGAACGGGAAGGCATCGAGGCGGTCGTTCTGGGCCTGCCCCTTGATCTGGACGGCCAGGAAACGCTGACCACGCGCCAGGTGAAAAATTTCCAGGCCAGTCTGGCCCGGCGCGTGGCCCAGCCCATCCACATGGTCAATGAGGCCCTGACGTCCTTCGAGGCGGCCGAACGGCTGCGCCAGGCCGGAGTGCCCGAACGCAAGCAGGCGGCCATGCTCGACCAGATGGCCGCGGTCTGCATTCTGGAGATTTTTTTGGGAGCACAGCGATGA
- the mltG gene encoding endolytic transglycosylase MltG — translation MKRRLIIFGLSLVACMILAAGGLFLAGRYFLETPLDTTTNSTRVFTIESGESPRVVAKRLEQEGLVRWAEGFRLWGRYTKETLQAGEFELSAAMSPRQILDVLAHGQPMLHRLQFAEGLTMREVAQAVNATGLTTSERFLAACRDQDFLRKNGINATDAEGYLFPETYFFPRIPKQDPYPILQALLDRFAATVRDLPQARDPKILHDTVILASLVEKETAVPAERGTVAGVYANRLERGMLLQCDPTIIYGLGASFDGNLKKFHLTDAANRYNTYVHPGLPPGPICSPGKAALDAAAHPDRHEFLYFVARQDGTHHFSRTLNEHTNAVIKYQRRGRPMPSSSAN, via the coding sequence ATGAAACGACGGCTGATCATATTCGGACTGAGCCTGGTGGCATGTATGATTCTCGCGGCGGGCGGACTGTTCCTGGCCGGCCGCTATTTTCTGGAAACGCCCTTGGACACCACGACGAACAGCACCCGCGTTTTTACCATCGAATCCGGGGAATCCCCGCGGGTCGTTGCCAAGCGCCTGGAACAGGAAGGGCTGGTGCGCTGGGCCGAGGGTTTTCGGCTTTGGGGGCGCTACACGAAGGAAACCCTGCAGGCCGGCGAGTTTGAATTGTCGGCGGCCATGAGCCCACGCCAGATTCTGGATGTCCTGGCCCATGGCCAGCCCATGCTGCACCGTCTCCAGTTCGCCGAGGGGCTGACCATGCGCGAAGTGGCCCAGGCCGTGAACGCCACCGGACTGACCACGAGCGAACGCTTCCTGGCCGCCTGCCGCGACCAGGATTTTTTGCGCAAGAACGGCATCAACGCCACCGACGCCGAGGGCTACCTGTTTCCGGAAACCTATTTTTTTCCGCGTATTCCCAAACAGGACCCCTACCCCATTCTCCAGGCCCTGCTGGACCGCTTCGCGGCCACGGTCCGCGATCTGCCCCAGGCACGCGATCCAAAAATCCTGCACGACACCGTTATCCTGGCCTCCCTTGTGGAAAAGGAAACCGCCGTGCCCGCCGAACGCGGTACCGTGGCCGGGGTTTACGCCAACCGCCTGGAGCGGGGCATGTTGCTCCAGTGTGATCCGACCATCATCTATGGATTGGGCGCAAGCTTTGACGGCAACCTGAAAAAATTCCACCTGACCGACGCCGCCAACCGTTACAACACCTATGTCCATCCCGGTCTGCCCCCCGGGCCCATCTGCTCGCCGGGCAAGGCCGCCCTGGACGCGGCCGCCCATCCGGACCGGCACGAATTCCTCTATTTCGTGGCCCGCCAGGATGGCACCCATCATTTCAGCCGGACCCTGAACGAGCACACCAACGCGGTCATCAAATATCAACGCCGAGGCCGCCCCATGCCGTCCTCGTCCGCCAACTGA